The genomic region CGAGGGCGTGGAATTGGCAAACGGTTATTTTATAGTGCTTTTGAGGAGGCGATCGCCCGCAAGCGTCATGTTTATACAATTAGTAGCAATCCGATGGTGATTAAAATGATGGCGGATTTAGAATTTACCACTTTCTCAAGTTTGTTGAATTTTCCGAAAGCTTATCAGTCTGAAAGAAGGCTCATTTATATTCACATGTTAGCATGGTTGGCGAATCTGTATAGAATCAAAGAAATGATGAGAAAACATTGGATTTACGACGAAGAAGAACAGTTTATTTATGGGATTCACCGATCGTCTTCGCGATGAAATGAGATCGGAAAGAACAGTCAAAGGTATCGGATTGAAACGATTCCAATTGCAAGGGTCTAACCCGGTGGATGGGAAGGGCTGAGGGGAGCCAATAAAATCGAATGTGAGGTTTTTGAGGCGAACCCTTTAAATCGATCGATATTGTAGATAAAACCGATCTGGATGTCGGCGGAACGTACCCGGTTCGAGATCGCCTTAAGCCTTTGCCACGGTAGCCGTTCCTTAGGATCGATCGCGCCGTCGGGGAATGTTCGCGAGAGGCGATCGCTCGAAGTCCCCTCCGACCTGCGCGCGGCGATCGTTCGGATCGACTTACAACAAGTGGCGGATTTCATTTCAGAAATCAAAAGTTATAATAGTTGCTTGGCAGAACAGTTAGAAAGCTGAGTTTTTCAACTTGAATATGCCAAAATGCTCAAACTGATTCAATCTGAAAATAAAAGAGATTGAGCGGGGGTTCGACCTTCGATCGCGATCGCCATCCGTCCGAGCGACTCGACCCCCCACCGCACCTGCGAGGCTAAAGCGATCGCCCCACTCTTTAAAATCGAGACAAAATCGAAACAAATTTAAGACAGTAAAAAGGGGAAAACGGCAAGAGGAATGGCGCAAACTGCGGAGTCGGTAAACCAGGGAATGGCTAATATTTTAATCGTAGACGATACGATCGATAGTTTGCGGTTGTTAACCACCGTTTTAGAGGAACGTGGTTACGTGACGAGACCTCTCCTCGATGGCAAAATGGCGCTGGAAGCGGCGCGGATCGAGCCTCCCGACTTGATTTTACTCGATATCATGATGCCCGAACTGGACGGATATCAAGTTTGCACGCAACTGAAAGCCGATCCCCAAACCGAAAAAATTCCGATTATTTTTATCAGTGCCAAAGGCGACACGTTCGATATTGTCAAAGGGTTATCCTTGGGAGCGGTCGATTATATTACCAAACCCTTTAAAATTGAAGAAGTGCTGGCGCGGGTCGAAAATCAACTGAAGATTTGGCGCTTGCAGAAACAATTAGAAGGCAAAAATCTCAAACTGCAAAAAGAGATTCGCGATCGCCGACGGGCGCAAGACTACTTACGCAAAAGTACGCGCCAACTGCGAGACCAAAACCGAATTTTAACGAGACTGGCCAAAAATCGCGCCCTGCAAGAGGGAGACTTGCCCGGTGCCTTGCGCGAAATTGCCAAAACCACGGGGATGCATCTCGACATCGAACGAACCACCATTTGGCTCTACGACGAAGGGCGCACGGCGATCGAATGCGTGGAACTGTTCGAGCGCGATCGCGGCTCCTCGAACCCCCAACTGACCTTGAGCGTGGCGGACTATCCGGCCTATTTCCAAGCCTTAGAAGCCGAAGAACCGATCCTCGCCCCCAACGCTGCCGAGAACGCCCAGACCGCCGAATTTGCGGAGAACTACTTACAACCGTTTGGTATTGTCTCGACCCTCGACACCCCGATTCGT from Oxynema aestuarii AP17 harbors:
- a CDS encoding GNAT family N-acetyltransferase → MVKIVRRKVTSPEAQLLLKEIQKTPYIVGYSYKEWREAENIRVAEDSHGNLMGVSLNIDFGKNWTKIAVLYVREANRGRGIGKRLFYSAFEEAIARKRHVYTISSNPMVIKMMADLEFTTFSSLLNFPKAYQSERRLIYIHMLAWLANLYRIKEMMRKHWIYDEEEQFIYGIHRSSSR